Sequence from the Amycolatopsis sp. NBC_00345 genome:
CCAGCACACGCCATGGGCGCGTCGTGGCCAAGGCCCGGGTTGTTTTCCCGTGGACCAATGCGTCTGCCGATGATGCCCCGGAAACGGTCCTCACCAGTAGGTTTCGTGGCCGGATTGGGCTGACAGTGGTCCACTCCGGGGGCCACCGGAGCGACCATCGCGGCGTTCGCGGTGCCCGGCCTGATCAGCGGGCCCGGGGCAGGCTAGTTTTCCCGGGTGAGCCTCCTCGATGATGTGGCCGAGCGTGACGGCTGGCGGTGCTGGGTGTGCGACGAGCCGGTCGACCCCGCCATGTCGGTGAACGACCCGCGGGGGCCCAGCGTCGACAGCCGGACCGCCGACCGGAAGGCCAAGGTCGCCGAGCGGCTGGCGCACCGCGGGTGCAACACCCGCCGGGGCGCGGTCAAGGTGGTGATCGCCTGGCCGGAGCGTCTGTACGTGGTCGAGCCCGCGCCGTTGATCACGGTCGCCGGGCGGCTGGAGCGCAAGGGGGGCCGTGAGATGGTGGCCCGTTGCCCGACCGAGAACGATGCCCAGGAGGCGGCGGACTGGCTGGTGGACCGGTTCTCCCGGCTCGTGCCAGGGCTGCCGGTGACCGCCAGCATCGAGGCGGGCGGCGGGCAGTTCCTCGTCATCCTGGCCGCCGGCCGCCGCTGACCCGGGATTGCCGAGCGCAGCCGACGTTCAGCTTCGCGGTGGTCCTGGCCCAGAGGCCGGACTCCGACCGGTATGCCGCCGCCGTCTGCCCCACGTGGTGCCGCCGTTGGCCGGTTCAGCACCGCGGAACCGCTCGGCGAGGAGCTCGCTCCGACCGCGCTGTTCACCCTCGCTACGGAGCAAGCCGCCTCCGGCCGCTGGACCGCCTACGCGGCCGCCGCCAGCCGCCGCGCTGACGAGCGGAACCGTTGGTACTGATCAAGGTCTGCGCGGCGACCGGACACGGCGCCGGTGCTGCCACCGAATTCGGGTGCCGGCCCCCAGCCGGACCGCTAAGGTGCTTTCGTGGCCACCATCGCGGATTCCCGCCGATTTACCGGCCCCCTGGCCCCCATCGGGCGCCGCGGGGGTCGAGTCCGGCCACTTCGGCTGCGCTGACCGGCCTCGCCGAGCGAGCTCACGGGCCAGGGGGACTGTCGTGTCCCGCCCGTCCGCTCGTTTCAGGAGGCTGTCATGCCCGCTCGGCTCACCACCGACCAACTCGCCGGTGACCTGGCCATCCGCGACCTCACCGATCCCGCCGCAGGCCCCCACGCCGTCCAGCTCGTCATTCACCGCATGGTCGGTGCGCTCGCGGATCTGTGGAGGTGCGAGGTCCGATGGTGGCGTGGCGACCGGATCGTCACCATCGACGACAACTACGACAATCTGGGTTACGCGCCCGAGGATGTCACCCGCGACGCGCGCTACACCCGCTACCTCGATCACCACCGGATGCTGCGCAGTCACTCCACCGCGATGATCCCGGCAGCCCTGCGCGCGCTCGCCGACGATCCGGCCGGGAACGTGCTGCTGGTATGTCCCGGAATCGTCTACCGCCGCGACGCCATCGACCGGCTGCATACCGGGACACCGCACCAGCTCGACCTGTGGCGCCTCACCCGCCGCACGCCGCCGATGGCCGGCACCGACCTGGACGAGATGATCGCCGCGCTCCTCGGCGCGACGCTCCCCGGAGCCGTGGACCGCCGGGAAGCCCGGGTCCACCCGTACACTCTCGGCGGCCGCCAAGTGGACGTGGCCCGTGACGGCGACTGGATCGAGGTCGCCGAGTGCGGCCTGGCCCACCCCCGCGTACTGGCCAAGGCGGGGCTGGACAGCTCCTGGAGCGGGCTGGCGCTGGGCCTGGGACTCGACCGAATGCTCATGCTGCTCAAAACCATCCCGGACATCAGGCTGCTCCGCTCCACCGACCCGGCGGTCACGGCCCAGATGACGAATCTGGATCCCTACCACCCCGTGTCGGCCATGCCACCGATCCGCCGCGACATCTCCATCGCCGTGGACTCCGACGACCTCGCCGAGGACCTCGGTGACCGCGTCCGCACCGCACTCGGCGACGACGCGGCCTGCGTGGAATCGGTGGAGATCCTCGGAGAAACGCCCTGCGCCGCGCTCCCTGCCCACGCTGTCACCCGCCTTGGCGCCCGCACGGACCAGAAGAACGTCCTCGTCAGGATCGTCCTGCGCCATCTCCGCAAGACCCTGTCGGATCAGGACGCGAACGCCATGCGCGGCCGCATCTACGCCGCCCTCCACCAGGGCACCGCCCGGCAATGGGCCACCGCTCCCGCACACACGCCGAAGCTCTGACGCCTGGTCCATTCAGGCACTGCGAAACCCCTGGCACGCTCAGGTCCGGAGGCCATCTCACCGGAGTTCTCCCAAGATCGTCACCGAACCAGTAGCCTCGCACCCGTGACTGCAGCACGGCTTCCGAAGATCGCGCTCGAAGAGGCCTACGAACACCCGGACAAGGTGGCGCGCGTCCTGTCCGATGAGGATCTGCTGGCCGACGTCTCCGACAAGGGCGGCGTCACGCCGGAGTTCTACCGGCCGGTGATGGAGAAGCTGCCGGAGTTCGGTGAGACCCGGCTGGGCAGCATGGACGCCGCCGGTGTGCGGCACAGTGTGCTTTCGCTGACCGCGCCGGGGATCCAGAGCATCCTCGATCCGGCCGAGGCGGTGGCCGAAGCCCGCCGCCAGAACGATTTCCTCGCCGAGCAGGTCGCTCGGCGGCCGGACCGGTACTCGGGTTTCGCGGCGGTCGCGTTGCAGGATCCGGAGGCGGCCGCGGCCGAGTTGCGGCGCGCGGTGCTCGACCTGGGGTTCCGCGGGGTGCTTGTCAACGGCTACACCAACGTCGGCGACGGGGCGCACGGGAGCTATCTCGACGAACCGCGGTACCACCCGTTCTGGGAGGCGCTGGGGGAGCTTGACGTGCCGTTGTACCTGCATCCCCGGCCGTCACTGCCGCCGGTGCTCGAGATGTACGCGGGGCACCCGGAGATGAAGGGCGCCACCTGGGGATTCGGGACGGAAACCGCGTCGCATGTGGTGCGGTTGCTGCTCGGCGGGCACTTCGACCGGTTCCCCACGGCGAAGCTCGTGGTGGGGCATCTGGGGGAGGGGCTGCCGGCGTTGCTGTGGCGCACGCAGCACCGGTTCGAGGACAACCCGTTCGGCAAGCGGCTGGGCAAGACGTTGCCGGAGTACGTGGCGGACAACATCTGGATCACCACGAGCGGGACGTTTTCCGACCAGGCCTTGGCCAACGCGATCCTGACGGTGGGCGCCGACCACATCCTGTTCTCCGTGGACTACCCGTATTCGGAGAACGCCGAGGCGGCCGAGTGGATCGAGCGCACGCCGATCAGCGAACTCGACCGGCGCAAGATCGCGTACGGCAACGCGAGCACGCTGTTCGGCATCGACCTGGACTGACTGCGGGCACCGGAGGGAGCAGGGCCACCGATGGCACCGGGTACCGCGTGCGTCAGGCGCTGCCGGGTTGCCGCCGTTCGGTGGGCTGCTCGGCGACGGGGCGGACGTCGTCCATGATCCGGTCGGCGTACTTGTCGAGCATGCGGGTGCCGACCTGCTGCGCGTAGCCGAGCAGCACCGACCACAGCAGCAGCGCGGCCTGCGAATCGACGTTGACGAAGCCGTGCGCGAGCCCGGCGCTGAAGCCGAGCAGGCCGACGATGGCCAGTGTCGCACCGAAGAGCACCTTGATCAGCCCCTGGTACCCGGTCAGCACGTACGGGCTCACCTCGGGGCGCCGCCGGATCATCAGCACCACGACCGACAGCGCCGCGCCGATCACGCCGAAGGTCTGCGCGAGCCAGACGTCCCAGCCGCTCGGGGCGTTCGCGCCGCTCGGGCAGACCGTTGTGGACGGTCCGAAGTGGTCGGCCGGGATGCACAGCGGAATCAGGCCGGGCCGGACGATGCCGAGGACGCCGAGCACGGTGTTGAGGACGAACAACGCCGCGGTCGCGATCACGAGCTTGTTGCGCAGTGAACGCGCCGCGGCGTGCGCGTCGTCGGACGCGTCGAACGCCGCCCGGAGCGCGTCGACCACGACGGCGCGGTCGGTGGCCGTGACCGTGCCGGACAGGTCCAGCTGGTGCAGCGCCTGCCAGCGCGGATCCTCGGCCGGGAGGTAGAGGTCGATGCGCGCCCGCAGGCCCGGCATCCGGCCGGGCAGCTGCGGGTCGGCCGAGATCGCGGCGATCTCGGCCTCGTGCAGGGCCCGCCAGGCGCGCTCGATGTGCCAGCCCGACCACCACGACACCAGCGACCACCACCGCCGCGGCGCACCGTACAGCGCCGCGTCCACCACCTCCAGCGACGACAGGGCCGCGGTCCTGGCGACCTCCGTGCCGGGAATCCCCTCGCACGCCGCGAGATCGGCGCGCACCCGGCGGGCCCGCGATTCCACCGTCAGCTGCCAGTCGGTGCCTTCCGCCCCGGATACCAGGCCGGCGAACCCGTTCTCGACCATCGTCATCACCTCTGATCGAGCATCGCAGCGGAAGGCCGCCGGCCGAGACGGCCAAACGCGCACTCCTCGGGCACGCTCGGTGATCGGCCCCGGCCGTTCGGGCAGACTGAACGGGGAACTCGGGAGGCGGCATGGTGACTGCTGAACTGCGTGGGCTGACCGTCCATATCGACACGGGCCGGTGGAGCGAGACCGTCCTCGACGCGGTGAACCTCGCCGTGCCTGAAGGCCGGATTACCGCTCTCCTAGGCGAATCCGGATGTGGCAAGTCCATGACCGCCGCCGCGCTGAGCGGCCGGCTGCCCACGTCGGCGAAGACCACCGGGCACGTGTGGATCAACGGCACGGACGTGCAGGACGAGCGAAGCTGGCGGCAGCTCCGGGGCCGGACCGTCGGCTTGGCGCCCCAATCGGGAGCCGTCGCCTTCACCGCGGGGGAGACCGTCGGCACGCAGTTGCGTGAGCTGGAACGTCGTCACCGGCGATGGACCCTCGACCGTGCCTGCGCCGCGGCCCGCTATCCGGTCGAGGCGTTCGATCTGTACCCGGGCCAGCACTCCGGCGGGCAGATCCAGCGGGCCGCACTCGCCGCCGCGCTTTTGCCCGCACCCGATCTGCTCATCGCCGACGAGCCCACCGCCTCCTTGGACGCGGGCCTCGCGCACGAGGTGTGGGGCGCCCTGCGCGAGTACGCGGACACCGGTGCCGCCGTACTCGCCATCACGCAGGAAGTGCCCTTGCTGACCGCCACCGGCGTCGCCGACCGCATGGTGTTCATGCGCGACGGCCGGATCACCATTGCCGGCCCCGCGACCGAGATCCGCGGCCTCGCCGACCCGTATGTGCAAGGCTTCTTCCGAGAGATCGGGGAATAGCTCGCCGCCGTTCCTCGCGGGGCGGCGGATCAGCGGGTGTTCTGGGGACGCAGCAGGCGTTCGTTGAGGTGTCTCCGCGCGTCTTCCACGTTGATGACGGAGTCCACCTTGATGATGCCGGCCAGGTCGGCGCAGGCTTCGGCGGCCGCTCCGGCGCGGGGCAGCATGAGGTCTTCGTAGGCGCGGACGGCGTGGTCGAGGCCGGGGTGGGTGGCGATCGCGGTGGCGAGGTCGGCGCCGTCGAGCATCGCGAGGTTGGCGCCGATGCCGTACGGGGGCATGAGGTGGGCCGCGTCGCCGAGGAGGGTGATGCCGGGGACGTGCTCCCAGGTGTGTCCGATGGGCAGGACGTGCAGGGGCCGGTTGACGAAGCCGCCGTCGGACTCGCGGATCAGGTCGAGCAGGCGGTCGTGCCAGCCGTCGAACACCGCGAGGAGGTGGCCGCGCACGGCTGCGGCGTCGTCGAGGTCCAGGCCGGCGGTGACGTGCCAGCCGAGGGGGACGTCGAGTCCGGCGTACACGCGGATGTGCCCGCCGCTGTTGCGTTGCGCGGACAGCATGGCGCGGCCGGACTTCGCCGCCAGGGTGCCGTTTCCGACCAGGCGCGCCAGGGCCGGGTGGCGGGTGTCGGCGTCGTCGAGCCAGGTTTCGACGATGGTGTCGCCCGTGTAGGCGGGGGTCGCGTCGGAGAGCGCGGGGCGGGTCCGCGACCAGGCTCCGTCGGCGCCGACGACGAGATCGAAGTCCTGGGTCGTGCCGGCACCGAAGTGCAGGCGGGCGGTGCCCTCGCCCGGGGTGACCGCGTCCACCGAGTGTCCCCAATGGACGGTACCGGGGGTGAGGGAGTCCAGGAACAGGTCGCGCAGCTGGCCGCGGTCGATCTCGGGCGCGTTGGTGGCACCGTCGGTGGGCTGCTCGTGGTGGACCAGCGCGCCGGTGATGGGGTCGAGTCCGCGCATTTCCTGGCCTTCGGGGCGGGCCAAGGCGCGGAACTCTTCGAACAGGCCGGCGGTGCGCAGCGCGGCTTGGCCGGTGTCGACGTGCAGGTCCAGCATGCCGCCCTGGGAACGGGCATGACGAGAGCTCTCGCGCTCGAACACGGTGACCCGATGGCCGTGCCGTTGGAGGGTCCGGGCGCAGGCGAGGCCACCGATACCGGCGCCGACGACCGCGATGTGAGGACTGCGAAGGGAGTTCATGCCAGCAGGAAATCACAACGACTACAAACATGCAACGTTCAATGTTTTGACTGTTTCACCTTTGGTCCGTACGGTGGCGGGGTGAGTGAGCAGACCGGCCGGCGCGAGCGCAAGAAGGCCCAGACCCGCCAGGCCCTGGCCGACGCCGCGCTCGAGCTGTTCCTCGACCGCGGCTACGACCAGGTGGGGGTCAGGGAAGTGGCTGACGCGGCCGACGTGTCGGCGACGACCCTGTTCAAGTACTTCCCGACCAAGGAGTCGCTGGTCTTCGACATCGACGAGGACGTCGAGGCGGCGCTCGTGGCCGCCGTGCGCGACCGTGCCCCGGGCCGGCCTCTGCTGCCGGCCCTGCGCGAGCACATCCGGCACCGGGCGACCACGGTCGCCGCCTATCCGCACACCGCCGCCTTCACCCGCATGATCGAAGACACCCCGGCCCTGCGCGACTACGCCCGCCGCATGTGGCTGCGCCACGAGACCGCCCTGGCCCAGGCCATCGCCGACGAGGCCGGCGCCTCCGCGGACGACATCGGCTGCGCCGCACTGGCCCGGTTCGCACTCGAGGCCGTCAGCCTGGCCCATCAACATCCTGACCCGCCCCAGGCGGTCGACACGATCTTCGCTTTGCTCGAACGCGGATGGGCAGCGACGTATCCCGACGCCTGAGCCGTGGCGTTTCGGCGCACTTACGCGCGCTGTATGCGGCAGAAGTGGATATTCGATTACGCACGAACTGCTGTATTCGGCGAGCCGGGAAGCCCGTGCAGATCTTGCGCCGGATAGGTGACCGGGCAGCTGTACATTTCGCGGGAAATTCAAAAGTTTAGAGCCTGACCTGCGCTGATACCTCAGTTCGGGTGACAACTCGCTCTCATTGTTCCCCACGGTCCGATTCCCCCACTGCGGCGGCGGGGCAGCGGGTATCCTGGAATATCGGGCACGGGAGGGGCCGCGGCATGTCGACGGGCAAGGCGAGCGGGCAGCTTGGCTGGCTGGCGGCGATTCTGGCACCGCCGGGTGCCGCGGCCGGGCTCTGGTCCGGCTGGGTCCACGCGCATTTCGTCCTCGCCGTGATCCTGTTGATCGTCTACGAAGGTGTGCTGGCGCTCCTGTCGTTCGTCCGGGAAGTCGCCTCGGAACTCGTCAAACGCTGGCGGGCGCGATTCATCGACTGGATCGACCAGAGCCTCGGGCGCAAACTGGTGCGCTTCGACCGCCGGTACCGGGAGTTCGTCCTCGCGACCCTGCGGTTCGTCGATCTCAAGGGCCTGGCGACCATCGGGCCCTACACGCCCCAGCTCGACGAGGTCTTCGTGGAACCCTGGCTGGTGCCGCGAAGCCCGCACCAGGTGATGTCGGACCCGCTGGCCGACGTGCCGGCCGAACTGACCGAGCGCTCGTCGCTGTGGGAACGGCTCGACCGGCCTTCCCCGAACGTGCTGGCGGTCGTCGGCGCGGCGGGCAGCGGCAAGACGACCCTGCTGCGCCACGCGGCCCGCCGGATCTGCCACACCAGGGGGAAGCGGCGGCGCACGGTGCCGATCTTCTTGTTCCTGCGCGATCACGCGGCCGAAATCCTGGCCACCCCGGCCGTGACGCTGGCGGATCTCCAGCGCGGCACGCTCGGGCGATATCGGGAGGACGAGCCGCACGGCTGGTTCGAACAGAAACTGCGCGACGGTTCGTGCGTGGTCCTGCTCGACGGGCTCGACGAAGTGCCGGCCCCCGGCGACCGCCGCTCGGTCTCGGACTGGGTGGAGCGGCAGATCGGCCAGTACCCGGGGAACGACTACGTGATCACCTCCCGCCCGCACGGCTACCGGGCCGCCGCGATCACCGGCGCCACGGTGTTCCAGGTGCGGCGGTTCACCGACGAACAGGTCGCGCGCTTCGTGCGCGGGTGGTACCGGTCGATCGAGCAGCAGACCACCGGCGTGGACGCCGACGAGCTGGAGTCGCGCGCCGTCTCCGCCGCCGACGATCTGCTCGATCGGCTGAGGAATTCGGCCGCGCTGCGCGAACTCACCGTGAACCCGTTGCTGCTGACCATGATCGCCAACGTGCATCACTACCGCAGCGCGCTGCCCGGGAGCCGGGCCGAGCTCTACAGCGAGATCTGCGAAGTGATGCTGTGGCGGCGGCACAGTGCCAAGCGGCTGCCGATCGAACTCGGCGGGGACCAGAAGGAACTGCTGCTGCGCCAGCTCGCTTTCACCATGATGGAGCGCCGGATACGGGACCTCCCGCGCTCCGGGGTGCTCGCCGCGCTCAAACCGATGCTGCGCCGGGTCTCCAAGGACCTCACGGCGGAGGCGTTCCTGGCCGACGTCGGTGCCAGCGGGCTGCTGGTCGAACGTGAGAACGGCCTGTATTCCTTCACCCACCACACTTTCCAGGAACATCTCGCCGCCGTGCACATCCAGGACAAGGGACCGTCCGGCCTGCTCCCGGGGAATGTCGACGACGAGTGGTGGCGGGAATGCACGCTGCTCTACTCCGCCCGCGCGGACACCGACCCGATCATCCGGGCCTGCCTCGAGTCCGGCAGCGTCATCGCGCTCGCGCTGGCGTTCGACTGCGCGCAGCACGCCCGCGAGATCGACCCCGCGCTGCGGGACCAGCTGGACGGGCTGTTGCACTCGAGTTACGCCGCCGACACCGATCCGCGCCGCCGCAGGCTGATGGCGCGGGTGATGGTGAACCGGCATCTGCGTAATCTCACCCCCGCCGCCGGGACCGCGCGCATCTGCGTCCAGCCGATCACCGGTGACATCTACTGGCTCTTCCTCGCCGACACCGGCACCGCGCCTCCCGACGATCCGCGGCCGTTCGTCCCGGGGGCCGGCGGTCCGGTGGTCGGGGTGCGACCGGCCGACGTGCTCGGATTCATCCAGTGGGTCAACGAAATCGCCGGCGGCGGGCAGGTCTACCGGCTGCCCAGCCGCGCCGAGATCAAGGACCCCGCGGTGCGGCACGCGCTCGGTCAGCCCGCCGGGCCGTCGGGCAGCCTCAGCGTGTGGCTGCGGCCGGACGCGCCGGGGGCGCTGGAGCTGTGGACGGCGGAGGACGGGCCGCACCCCCACACGATCACCTCCGGGGACCTGATCCGGCACGTCACCCAGGATCTCGAGGGCTCGGCCACGACACTGGCCAGGTTGCTGGTGATCCGGTCGCTCGTGCTGCTGCGGTCCGTCTCGTTCAATCTCGATCATGGCGTGGCGAATGCCCGTGCCCACGACCTGACCGGCGAACTGGTCCGCGGCCTGGCCGGCGCGGCGGAGCTGGCCCACGCCGGCGAGCCGGCCTTGGTCCGGCTGCTCGATTCGGCGACGGCGCGCGCTTCCGATCTGGCGCGCGCGGTCGGCCGGGAGGTCGACCGCGCCGAAGCCCTCGACCTGGCCCGCCTGCGTGATCTCGGCCGTCTGCACACGCTGAACAACACGCTGGCGCTGGACCTCTCCCTGGGGCGCCCGTTCGACACGGCCCGCAAACGCGGACCGGACAAGGAAAGCGACCTGGTGCACGACCTCGACCGGTCCCTGTCCCGCGATTTCGAGTATGCCCGCCGGTTGGCCGGTGCACTGGGCAAAGACCTCGACCGGGCCCTCGAACCGGAACTCGAACTGGACCTGGACATCGTGCTCGGCCTCGACCTGGCCCGCGACGCCGAGCGCGGCCCGGCACCGTCCGCCGAGTTCGAACGGCATTTCACCCGGCTCACCGGACCGGCACTGGCTCGTGCCCTCGCGCAGGCGTTGCACGAGTCCCAGGACCTGAAAACCGGGGACTGGCACCGGTTCCAGGATGCGTTCGCGCGTGCTTTCGTGGCCGCCGCGGACATCGGCACCACCGGCTACGTCGTTCCGCCCGGCTCGCTCGCGGCGGAGATCCAGCGCGCCTGCGAAGCTGTCCGGGCCGGGGCCGGTCCGGCCGCGGGCAGGCTCGGCGAGGTCACGGTCCGGCTGGAGGAACTCGCGGTGCCCGTCTTCGGCCGCGAACGCGAACTCACCGTGGGCACCGCGAAGGCGATCCGCATCGCCGCGCTGTGCCTGGCGGCCGAAGCGGAAACGTTGGCGGACAGCGGTTCCGCCGCCGCGTTCCGCCGGGTCGCGGCGGGGGTCAGCCTGCTCGAGCTCCGCCGCAGCAGCCAGTCGCCCGCCACCGAGACGATCGTGCTCGCCAGTGCCTGAGACCGGTATCCGATGTCTCGTGACCGGTGGCGGGCCACCACCCGGGAGTCCGATGTGGACTCGGTGACACTGCATGTGGCGGCTCGCCGGCATCTGATGGAGCGCTACGACGAGCTGGTCGGCCGCTACGCCGCGCTGCCCAACCAGGGACGCGCCGAAGACGGGTACAACTACCGTCCCGAGGCGTGGCGGATCTTCCCGCGCTACAACGTGGTCGCGGCGATTCTGGCGGGGGTCGAGCGGCTCGATCCGGACCGGCTTCCCGAGCCACCGGACCTGCTCGACCAGCTTGTCGAGGCTGCGGCCACCGCCCAGTCGCTGTTCACCGAGCCGGCGTCCAACGAGGTGGCCGCGGCGGTGATGGCCGAGGAACGCCGTCTCTTCGCCTCGACCGTGCGGGGGTGGGCCGCCCGCGACGATCTGCCGGTACGGCCACTGCCGTACCGGCGCGTGCTCACCTCGGCCGAATCGGCTGCCCGGCAGCGGCAGCTAAACCAACGATGGGGGCTGGTCGGCCGACAGTGGCATCCGATGATCGCCGGACCAACCCCGCCGGACGTGCTGGTGCTGGCGGAGGAGTCCATGTGGGACGGCCAGGCCGTCGACCACGTGCGCGCCGCGCTGCGCACGGCGGGCGCTGGCCGCGTGACCGAGTTGCGCGAGTACGGCGAGGACTACCTCATCGACGTGGACCTCGTCGCGCCTCGGTACACCGGTGCCGAAGGCGTATGGAGCGACGACACGCTCACCTGGATCGCCTACGCATCCTTCGAAGGAACCGTCGCCTTCGGAGGCCACCTCGCCACCATCCTGACCACCACCTGGCCCGGCCTCGATCACTGGCGCTGGACTTCCTGACCCCGATCGCCACGCCACAACCGGGCAGGCAAAGGACATCGAGCGATCAGGGCCGGCGGTCCTTCTCGGTGGCAACGGCGGAGGCGGAGAGGAGCGTCGCGCCGGCGAGGCTGCCCCAGAGGGCGGCCGGGCCGTGGGAGGCGAGCGCGGTGATGACCGCCGGGGAGACGGCGAGGCCGAAGCCCGTGGAGAGCTGGAAGCGGGCGAGGGCGCGTCCCAGGACGTGGGCAGGACGTCACCGAGGAGTCGTTCCACCGGCTGCTGCGCAACTACGGCGAGTGGCACGAGCGCAACAGCGCGCCCGATTCCCGCTACGCCAGCCTCTTCAGCCCGCTGCTGCTCACCGGGCGCAAACCGGGCGACGACCCCGGCGGGTTCGCCATGGTGGCCACAGTGGACGGAGCCCGCCCCGATTCCGACGGGCTGCTGCGCGACTACCTCGCGGAGGTCACCGACGGCGTCCCGGGCACGGCCACGGTCGATCCGCCCCACCGGCTGCCGTGGCTGGCGGCGGTGAAAGCCGGGGCACTGAGCCAGGCCGACGAATCCGGGATGTTCAAAGCGAAAGCGGCCTACCTGCGGAGACGGTTCACCGACGAGCAGATCGGGACCGCCTACACCCACCTGACCAGCGCGGACCACAAACACGGCGTGCAGCGGGATGGTGAGGCGGCCCTGGCCGGCGAGGCCGGCCGCCAGTGGCAGTCCTGCCCAGCCCGGCGACTTTCGACACCGTGCGGAGCCAGTGGGGCAAGGCAGGAGGCCGCCGCAGCGCACGACATCAGCGCCACGGGCCACGCGCGCGGCAAGATCGTCATCACCGTGCGGACGATTCGGCCCGCAGCAGGGCGGCCGCTCCCGGGGCCATGAGCGGAAACAGTGGCCGGGGTAGTAATTTCACTCAGGATCGAGGGGAGCGGACGGAGTGGCACGTCTTCATGTCGGCTGCGCGATGTGGACGCACAAGGCGTGGGCCGGGAGGTTCCTGCCGCCGTCGCTGCCGGCCAAGGAGCGCCTGCGGGCCTACGCCGGCTGGTGCAACGCGGTCGAGGGCAACACCACCTTCTACGCGACTCCCGCCCGGGACACCGTCGCCACGTGGGCGGAACAGACGGACTCCGGTTTCCGGTTCGTGGTCAAGCTGCCCAAGGTCGTCACGCACGAGCGCCGGTTCGTGGGTGTCGAGACGGAGATGCGGGCGTTCCTGGACGCGATCGAACCCCTCGGCGAACGGGCGGTGCTGTGGAGCCAGTTGCCCGGCTCGTTCGGCCCTTCGGACGTCGAGGCCCTCGGCCGCTTCCTGCGCCGGCTCCCGGCCGGCCGCCGGCGCGCCGTGGAGGTGCGTCACCCCGGGTTCTTCACCGACGCCGGCTCGACGTCGCTGCTGGAGGGGGTGCTCGCCGGCGCGGAGGCCGAGTGGGTGCCGTTCGACACCACAGTCTTCTTCCGGAGCCCACCGGCCAGCGAGGCCGAGCAGGATGCCTGGGCCAAGAAACCGCGGCTGCCGCGGCGGACGCGGGCGCTGACCGACCGTCCGATCGTCCGCTATCTGGGCCGGGACTCGGTCGAGGAGACGGTTGAGGGGTGGCGGCCGTGGACCGCGGTGGTCGCCGGCTGGCTGCGGGAGGGCCGGTCGCCGACGGTTTTCCTGCACACCCCCGACAACGACGACGCGCCGGCGCTCGCCCGCCGGTTCCACGACGACGTGCGAGCGCTGGTGCCCGGTCTCGACGCACTGCCCGAGCCGGAGCCGGTTGAGCCCGCGACCCTGTTCTGAGCTTCGACGAGGCGGTCACCAGGTCACGGGGAGTGCGGTCAGGCCGCCGTTGAGGAGGTCCCGCCGGATCGTCAGGTCTTCGACGGGCACGGCGAGGCGCAGAGCCGGGAACCGGGGAATCAGGTGGGTGAACACGGACTGCAGTTCCATCCGGGCCAGCGGCGCGCCGATGCAGTAGCGGGCACCGTGCCCGAAGGTCAGGTGGGCCGAGGCAGTGCGGGTGAGGTCGAGGCGGCCGGGTTCGGCGAAGACGGCGGGATCTTGATTGGCGGCGCCGTTGCTGAGCAGCACGAGCTCGCCCGCTTGGACCGTGACGCCGTCGACCTCGAGATCCGTTCGCGCGTAACGAGGGATTCCGCCGCTGCTTTTCCCCGGCGCTCGTAGGAGTTCTTCGATCGCGTTCGGGACGAGCTCGGGATTGTCGCGCAGCGCGTTCCATTGGCCGGAGTTCGTGAGCAGGAGCAGCGCGCTCATGCCGATCTGGGCCGCGGTGGTTTCGTGGCCGGCGAACAGCAGCGCCATCGACAGCATG
This genomic interval carries:
- a CDS encoding DUF72 domain-containing protein, whose amino-acid sequence is MWTHKAWAGRFLPPSLPAKERLRAYAGWCNAVEGNTTFYATPARDTVATWAEQTDSGFRFVVKLPKVVTHERRFVGVETEMRAFLDAIEPLGERAVLWSQLPGSFGPSDVEALGRFLRRLPAGRRRAVEVRHPGFFTDAGSTSLLEGVLAGAEAEWVPFDTTVFFRSPPASEAEQDAWAKKPRLPRRTRALTDRPIVRYLGRDSVEETVEGWRPWTAVVAGWLREGRSPTVFLHTPDNDDAPALARRFHDDVRALVPGLDALPEPEPVEPATLF
- a CDS encoding NACHT domain-containing protein, yielding MSTGKASGQLGWLAAILAPPGAAAGLWSGWVHAHFVLAVILLIVYEGVLALLSFVREVASELVKRWRARFIDWIDQSLGRKLVRFDRRYREFVLATLRFVDLKGLATIGPYTPQLDEVFVEPWLVPRSPHQVMSDPLADVPAELTERSSLWERLDRPSPNVLAVVGAAGSGKTTLLRHAARRICHTRGKRRRTVPIFLFLRDHAAEILATPAVTLADLQRGTLGRYREDEPHGWFEQKLRDGSCVVLLDGLDEVPAPGDRRSVSDWVERQIGQYPGNDYVITSRPHGYRAAAITGATVFQVRRFTDEQVARFVRGWYRSIEQQTTGVDADELESRAVSAADDLLDRLRNSAALRELTVNPLLLTMIANVHHYRSALPGSRAELYSEICEVMLWRRHSAKRLPIELGGDQKELLLRQLAFTMMERRIRDLPRSGVLAALKPMLRRVSKDLTAEAFLADVGASGLLVERENGLYSFTHHTFQEHLAAVHIQDKGPSGLLPGNVDDEWWRECTLLYSARADTDPIIRACLESGSVIALALAFDCAQHAREIDPALRDQLDGLLHSSYAADTDPRRRRLMARVMVNRHLRNLTPAAGTARICVQPITGDIYWLFLADTGTAPPDDPRPFVPGAGGPVVGVRPADVLGFIQWVNEIAGGGQVYRLPSRAEIKDPAVRHALGQPAGPSGSLSVWLRPDAPGALELWTAEDGPHPHTITSGDLIRHVTQDLEGSATTLARLLVIRSLVLLRSVSFNLDHGVANARAHDLTGELVRGLAGAAELAHAGEPALVRLLDSATARASDLARAVGREVDRAEALDLARLRDLGRLHTLNNTLALDLSLGRPFDTARKRGPDKESDLVHDLDRSLSRDFEYARRLAGALGKDLDRALEPELELDLDIVLGLDLARDAERGPAPSAEFERHFTRLTGPALARALAQALHESQDLKTGDWHRFQDAFARAFVAAADIGTTGYVVPPGSLAAEIQRACEAVRAGAGPAAGRLGEVTVRLEELAVPVFGRERELTVGTAKAIRIAALCLAAEAETLADSGSAAAFRRVAAGVSLLELRRSSQSPATETIVLASA